From Aegilops tauschii subsp. strangulata cultivar AL8/78 chromosome 5, Aet v6.0, whole genome shotgun sequence:
CTACACTAATCACATGCTAGTCATCACATTGTACACTGATCATGATGAACCGTGCTTTTTTTTTCCTGCACACTCAACAGGTGTTCCCTGTGTGCATGGAACATACTGTACTGTAAAAGAATTGCGAGTTAAAATATATTGCCCGCCTCTCCATCCGTTTAGACTTTTGGATGAGTTGACAAGAGCATGAATTcaatatctctactcttataaaaaaaaccgagttggtgatgatggtgtgcctgccatcttgcaatataaaccgcccgatctatatctgacggataatAAGCAAACTATAGCAATTTTACAAAAAGATActcgcacctctctccacatttgcagattaGGCCTTCTCTCGTTCATCcctatctcccacaacctcattgttgagcaattaaaaaaggaagtctctgaaACAATCTAGCATGGTAGCCGCTGTCGGCGtcatccatccccatgcctccgctcactCCGACCATCAATCACCACCATGCCcaactcctcctcaccttatctctcctctttctcgagatatcattagtttttacacatgggattactcccgcatgggtcaatcacaacaagtgttttgtaaaaaaatacatcttgatgttccgtgcaatgcacgggcatcttgctagttatgcATACAAGTTAATATATGCATGTTCCGTTGGCAGGACATTACACAGAACAATCATCAAAGCTACCAAAAAAATACCTCATAATGAACAAATGGAACCTGTCCTACAAATACAATACCCATAGCTACAACAGGTAAACCAGCAAACCAGATAGGAGTTGACCACACGGTGAAAATTACCATATATATTATACAAGCAAGAGTAATGTGGCACTAATGACTACTGCTAATCACCCCCTAATAAGAGACGGCCAATGAACAAATCTGCAACAGGTCTCACTGGGTTGCGCATTACCGTCACTcgagcaaaaaaaataaaaattcctCTAGTTGTATATGCCTCCCGGGTTGATAAAAGCCACCATTGTTGTTGCTTGAGAAAGAGCTCTAGGTGAATGTCTTTGCGACGGACGAGGTGGTGACCAGGCCAGCCAGCAGACCGACGAATGTGCCGCTGTTGTAAGTGCTGGACTCTGTCTGCACCGCATTGTCGCGCAAGTCCACGAAAGAGTCATTCTGAAATGGCCCGCCCACAACGGCTCCCGTGGCGACATTCGGGTTCGGGCTGGACGAATGGAGGTACTCGAATCCCTTGCAGCCCGTTTTCGCATCCGCGGGGATGGATGCCCCCCTGTGGTGCACCTGCTGCGGATAGCTGCTCCCGTATCCCACCAGGTAGCTAAGCTTCATTGGGTTGTCACCCAGCACGTAATTTGCCTGAcaaaatgacatggcaaaataaATCAGATGCATACATCCTTCAATACATATAATGAAAGACAGACGTCGCATCCCTAATGTGCCCATGGGTCATGATGAAACGCACAATTAACGTCAACAGCAAGATGGTTTACTGAAAACTAGAGATAAAGATATGGCTTGCCGGAATGGTAGTTTGCAAGTTTTTACTTAGTTCACCTGTGATATAGCGAAATTGCGAATATCTGTCGGACTAAAATATTTTCCACTGCACTCCACTGCAGCTGTTTGTGATGTCAGCATGTAGTCGCTGTAAACAACAGCAAGGAATGCTGCATTTATGCCATGCTGCAGAGAATTCCACCCACTTATCCACACCAGTCCTCCTGCAATGAGAATACCATGATCGAGTGAAACTATGAAAGTATGCATGAGTGTAATACATATTACAATAAACATAATAACATGTTATGAAATCTCTACGCAGAGAGGGAACGTGAAAGCCACCCATAAAGCATGAAGCATCCCTAAATAGACTCATAAAACCAAATCAACCAACAGAAATTTCAACATACCGCTAGTCCTACTACCAGTGGCTGATGGAGAATCTGGTAGAAGCCCACAAATGACAGCCTCAGCAGTGTCTCTGTACATTTTGAGTCCACTGTTTTCAGCATTAGATATCTCTTTGGATCCAAAGAAATTTACTCTTGACAAAAGGATCTGCACAGAATAGACAAGAGCACTTGAGGTACTTATCCTTGTAAGGAAGAGAGAATTCTAAAGAAACCATGATGAGGTAATAATTCACATGGTTTAGTCCATGCGAACCTGTGTCCCTGGGAGCTTGTCATCCCAGCTGAACCATGTTGGCCTTCCCCAATCAGCGTAATCTTTCCCGTTCTGCACAGTCACATAACTGAGATATGTCTGATCTCCTGTAGCATGATAGAGCCAACTCGCTGCCCAGAGGAGCTCATCAACATAGCCAGTAGAATTATAGTACTTCTGAAGCTTTGGATAGGTGTCGCTGGCGATGCCTTTGTAAGTATCAGCAAAAGTAAATAACTTCTGGGCATGTTGAAGAAGTGAATCGGAATATGTAGTGTCACTGGATTTGAAAACCATTGATGCTGCCGCCATGGCTGCTGCTGCCTCAGCAGCAATATCTGACCCAGGGTTCTTTGGGTTAATCTGTGTGAGCGGCCTTTTCTCGGTCATTGTTTCTGGCCTTTGCCAGCAGTCGTGATCTAGATCAGGATCACCAACCTACAAGGTAACAAATTTTCAAATGCTGGTTCCAGTGGTTAAACTAAAAGACAATCATGCATCCCTTGCTGTTCTGAAGTAAGAAGAATTTATCAACGCCTGAAGCTGAAATTGGTTTACCCAGCCAACGTCAGCTTGGAGAGGGGT
This genomic window contains:
- the LOC109749127 gene encoding endoglucanase 24, with amino-acid sequence MGSKTKGCCGWLIVALVLALVATAAVVAIMKRKPGGGGGGRSRPPKPLPVPGPPGDIDSKYGDALGVALQFFQVQKAGKLVDNQIPWRGDSALNDGKEAKLDLSKGLYDAGDHMKFTFPMAFTATVLAWSVLEYGDQMTAAKQLDPALDALRWVSDFLIAAHPSENVFYIQVGDPDLDHDCWQRPETMTEKRPLTQINPKNPGSDIAAEAAAAMAAASMVFKSSDTTYSDSLLQHAQKLFTFADTYKGIASDTYPKLQKYYNSTGYVDELLWAASWLYHATGDQTYLSYVTVQNGKDYADWGRPTWFSWDDKLPGTQILLSRVNFFGSKEISNAENSGLKMYRDTAEAVICGLLPDSPSATGSRTSGGLVWISGWNSLQHGINAAFLAVVYSDYMLTSQTAAVECSGKYFSPTDIRNFAISQANYVLGDNPMKLSYLVGYGSSYPQQVHHRGASIPADAKTGCKGFEYLHSSSPNPNVATGAVVGGPFQNDSFVDLRDNAVQTESSTYNSGTFVGLLAGLVTTSSVAKTFT